GTGACATGGGTGAAAACATAGGGAATGACCATCTTCTGATGCCTTTCCTCAATGAGTGCTGCATAGCCTGCGGGGGGCATGTAGGGGATGAAAGTTCCATGCAAAAGACGGTGGATCTGGCATTAAAACATGGCGTTTCTATAGGAGCTCACCCATCATTTCCGGATCAGGTCAATTTTGGCCGGATCCCGATGCGAATGGAGAAAAATGCGTTATCTGACACACTGCGCACACAGATCGATGCCCTGAGAAAAATCTACCCCGATATCGAACACATTAAACCTCACGGGGCATTGTATAACATGGCAGCAGTAGATCCTGAAATCGCCTGGACCGTTCTGGAAGTCATTAAAGATTACCCGGGCACCATGCTGATGGCTCCATGGAAGTCTACCATCGCTCAAATGGCCGAAGAACAAGGGATCAAAGTACGCTTTGAGGGCTATGGAGACAGAAGATATCACAGCAACATGGCCCTGGTTTCGCGAAAAAACCCTGCCGGTGTGATCTCTAAAGCCAATGATGCCGTGGAACAGGTGAAATCCATCTCCGACAGAGGCATCTTCATCTCTATAGAGGGAGATGAAATAGAATTTGTGGCCGAAACCTTCTGTGTACATGGTGATAACCCAGATGCCCTGAAAATCCTGCAAGCCCTCCATCACCTGAAAGTGTCATGAGTCCAAAAATAGTTTTCCGTACGCTTGGTCCGGAAACGTTATTGATGGAGTGGCCAGAGGTGATCAATAAGGAGACGCTCACCTCAGTTACTGACTATTTC
This Marinoscillum sp. 108 DNA region includes the following protein-coding sequences:
- the pxpA gene encoding 5-oxoprolinase subunit PxpA, translating into MKTWTINSDMGENIGNDHLLMPFLNECCIACGGHVGDESSMQKTVDLALKHGVSIGAHPSFPDQVNFGRIPMRMEKNALSDTLRTQIDALRKIYPDIEHIKPHGALYNMAAVDPEIAWTVLEVIKDYPGTMLMAPWKSTIAQMAEEQGIKVRFEGYGDRRYHSNMALVSRKNPAGVISKANDAVEQVKSISDRGIFISIEGDEIEFVAETFCVHGDNPDALKILQALHHLKVS